A region of Thermothielavioides terrestris NRRL 8126 chromosome 6, complete sequence DNA encodes the following proteins:
- a CDS encoding glycoside hydrolase family 15 protein (CAZy_ID 269771), producing MHAFSSLLVLGACAVQAVLGRPEADPRARREGALLQRFVDSFISSETSVAWSKLLCNVGPDGCAAAGAASGVVVASPSKSNPDYWYTWTRDAALVLTGVVDSLARNYSATLQSAIQNYVVAQAKLQEVSNPSGSLADGAGLGEPKFMVDLTPFSGQWGRPQRDGPALRAIALARYAKWLIGNGYASTAKDVVWPVIKNDLAYIAQYWNETGFDLWEEVPCSSFFTIASNHRALVEGAALAAQLGTECRACITAAPHILCFQQTFWKADGGYVVSNINTGTARTGKDVNSVLASIHTFDPAVGCDATTFQPCSDKALSNHKAYVDSFRSLYPINAGIPQGRAVAVGRYAEDVYFNGNPWYLANFATAEQLYDAIYVWKKQGSITVTPLSLTFFQDLVPSLAAGTYPSSSQTYQAILSAVSAYADDFMAVAAKYTPADGSLAEQYDRATGAPTSAADLTWSYAAFLSAADRRAGIVPTPGWSAAAAHGPTLPSTCARVQVAGSYAPATAAASSASPFPPSQTPNPTATPPAAPAPLPSGCCAAADAATVYVAFHARVATRWGEAVRVVGSAPELGAWDPVRAVPLSASAYSAADPLWSITVPISAGADAAGRTVLYKYVKVQPDGSVVWESDPDRRLVLAVGSGEVVPCPAQTVNGTWR from the exons ATGCACGCCTTCTCGTCCCTGCTCGTTCTGGGTGCGTGCGCCGTCCAGGCCGTCCTCGGACGCCCCGAAGCCGATCCCCGCGCTAGGCGGGAGGGCGCCCTGCTCCAGCGGTTCGTCGACTCGTTCATCAGCAGCGAGACGTCCGTCGCTTGGAGCAAGCTGCTCTGCAATGTCGGCCCCGacggctgcgcggcggccggtgcTGCGTCGGGCGTCGTGGTTGCGAGCCCCTCCAAGTCCAACCCGGACT ACTGGTACACGTGGACCAGAGACGCTGCCCTCGTTCTCACGGGCGTCGTGGACTCGCTCGCCCGCAACTACTCGGCCACCTTGCAGAGCGCCATTCAGAACTACGTTGTCGCCCAGGCCAAGCTCCAGGAGGTCTCAAACCCCTCGGGCAgcctcgccgacggcgctggTCTCGGCGAGCCCAAATTCATGGTCGACCTGACGCCGTTCTCCGGCCAGTGGGGCCGGCCCCAAAGGGACGGCCCTGCTCTGCGGGCTATCGCGCTCGCCCGGTATGCCAAGTGGCTGATTGGCAACGGCTACGCCTCAACGGCCAAGGACGTAGTCTGGCCCGTGATCAAGAACGATCTGGCTTACATTGCCCAGTACTG GAACGAGACAGGCTTCGATCTCTGGGAAGAGGTTCCCTGCAGCTCGTTCTTCACCATTGCCAGCAACCACAGGG CTCTCGTCGAGGGCGCTGCTCTTGCCGCCCAGCTGGGCACCGAATGCCGCGCCTGCATCACTGCTGCCCCACACATCCTATGCTTTCAGCAGACCTTTTGGAAGGCTGATGGCGGCTACGTTGTCTCCAACA TCAACACCGGCACGGCTCGGACTGGCAAGGACGTCAACTCTGTCCTGGCATCGATCCACACCTTTGATCCGGCCGTGGGCTGCGACGCCACGACGTTCCAGCCATGCAGCGACAAGGCCCTGTCGAACCACAAGGCCTACGTCGACTCGTTCCGCTCCCTCTATCCCATCAATGCGGGCATCCCCCAAGGCAGGGCCGTCGCCGTGGGCCGATACGCCGAAGACGTCTACTTCAACGGCAACCCGTGGTACCTCGCCAATTTCGCgacggccgagcagctcTACGACGCCATCTACGTCTGGAAGAAACAAGGCTCCATCACCGTGACCCCGCTCTCGCTGACCTTCTTCCAAGACCTCGTCCCCTCGCTCGCAGCCGGCACCTACCCCTCGTCCTCCCAGACCTACCAAGCCATCCTCTCCGCCGTCTCCGCCTACGCCGACGACTTCATGGCCGTCGCAGCCAAGTACACCCCCGCGGACGGCTCTCTAGCCGAGCAATACGACCGCGCCACCGGCGCgcccacctccgccgccgacctgaCCTGGTCGTACGCGGCCTtcctctccgccgccgaccgccgcgCGGGCATCGTCCCCACGCCAGGCtggtcggccgcggccgcccacgGCCCAACCCTCCCGAGCACCTGCGCCCGCGTCCAAGTCGCGGGCAGCTAcgcccccgccaccgccgcggcgtcctccgcctcccccttcccgccCAGCCAGACCCCCAACCCGACCGCGACCCCCCCGGCTGCTCCCGCACCTTTACCCTcgggctgctgcgccgccgcggacgcgGCGACCGTCTACGTCGCGTTCCACGCGCGCGTGGCGACCCGCTGGGGCGAGGCGGTGAGGGTGGTCGGCAGCGCGCCGGAGCTCGGCGCGTGGGACCCGGTGCGCGCAGTGCCGCTGTCTGCGTCCGCGTACTCGGCCGCGGATCCGCTGTGGAGCATCACCGTGCCGATATCAGCGGGCGCAGACGCGGCGGGCCGGACGGTGCTGTATAAGTATGTCAAGGTGCAGCCGGATGGGAGCGTGGTGTGGGAGTCGGATCCGGATCGCAGGTTGGTTCTGGCTGTTG GAAGTGGGGAGGTAGTGCCGTGCCCGGCGCAGACGGTGAATGGTACTTGGCGGTAG